From Clostridia bacterium, a single genomic window includes:
- the dnaB gene encoding replicative DNA helicase, translated as MEIIKEMPFSKEAEQAVLGSIFLEPDRITEVLDIIKEEHFYIEKNRHIFSAMCELFNNNQPIDIVTVGNLLMGKGIYDTIGGNDYIKDIINNMPLSLNVSAYAQIIKNKFIQRSLIKVSGEISDICYKDDSVSSMLDIAIDKVFNVARERENGEIAHIKTILFDNYNKLSEIMKNGEHISGISTGYKYLDSKILGMQPGNLILIAARPGMGKSSFAANIAQNVAIRQNIPTAIFTLEMSKEELANRIICSEAKIDNKKIKSADLSEQDILKYIDAMDPVASAPLYIDDTPSISYTELRAKCKRLKLEKNLGLVVVDYLQLMSGTSRESRQQEISEISRNLKLIAKELSIPVIALSQLSRAVEQRKDDHRPMLSDLRESGAIEQDADIVMFLYRDEVYNEDTEAKNICECIVAKNRAGETGSVKLTWIGEFTTFYTFEGNY; from the coding sequence ATGGAAATAATAAAGGAAATGCCATTTTCCAAGGAAGCGGAACAGGCAGTTTTAGGCTCTATATTTTTAGAGCCTGACAGAATTACCGAAGTTTTAGACATTATTAAGGAAGAACATTTTTATATAGAAAAAAACAGACACATTTTCTCTGCAATGTGCGAACTTTTTAATAACAATCAACCGATAGATATTGTTACTGTCGGTAATCTTCTTATGGGAAAAGGTATTTATGATACTATTGGTGGAAATGATTATATAAAGGATATTATAAATAATATGCCTTTATCTTTGAATGTTTCGGCATATGCCCAAATTATCAAGAATAAATTTATTCAAAGAAGCCTTATTAAAGTAAGCGGGGAAATTTCTGACATTTGTTATAAAGACGATTCGGTTTCCAGTATGCTTGATATTGCCATTGACAAAGTGTTCAATGTTGCAAGAGAAAGAGAAAACGGGGAAATTGCCCATATTAAAACCATTCTTTTTGATAATTATAATAAACTTTCTGAAATTATGAAAAACGGAGAGCATATTTCAGGAATTTCAACAGGCTATAAATATTTAGACTCTAAAATTTTAGGTATGCAACCTGGAAACCTTATTTTAATTGCGGCAAGACCTGGGATGGGTAAATCTTCGTTCGCTGCAAATATTGCGCAAAATGTTGCAATAAGGCAAAATATTCCTACTGCTATATTTACTCTGGAAATGTCTAAGGAAGAACTTGCAAACAGAATTATTTGTTCAGAGGCTAAGATTGATAACAAAAAAATAAAAAGCGCAGACCTGTCTGAACAGGATATTTTAAAATATATTGATGCGATGGACCCTGTGGCATCTGCACCGTTATATATTGATGATACACCGTCTATCTCTTATACAGAATTAAGAGCAAAGTGTAAAAGATTAAAACTTGAAAAAAATCTCGGTTTAGTAGTTGTTGACTATCTTCAGCTTATGAGTGGAACATCAAGGGAATCAAGGCAACAGGAAATTTCTGAAATAAGCAGAAATCTTAAACTTATAGCAAAAGAACTTTCTATCCCTGTTATTGCTCTATCACAACTTTCCCGTGCTGTTGAGCAAAGAAAAGACGACCACCGTCCTATGCTTTCGGATTTAAGAGAATCCGGGGCAATAGAGCAGGATGCTGATATAGTTATGTTTTTATACAGGGATGAAGTATATAACGAAGATACCGAGGCAAAAAATATCTGCGAATGTATAGTTGCCAAAAACAGAGCAGGTGAGACCGGCTCGGTTAAACTTACATGGATTGGAGAATTTACAACATTCTATACATTTGAGGGTAATTATTAG
- the hpt gene encoding hypoxanthine phosphoribosyltransferase — protein MKNNDVEKILITESELKERIIELGKEISIDYKGKDILAIGILKGSVIFMADLIRNIESNVSIDFMIVSSYGNSSTTCGKITIKKDLDTDIKGKHVLIVEDIIDSGVTLSKLKEELLKREPESLKICTLLNKPERRTAEIDVDYIGFDTPNEFIIGYGLDYAEKYRELPYIGVLKREIYE, from the coding sequence ATGAAGAATAACGATGTTGAAAAAATTCTTATCACAGAAAGTGAATTAAAAGAAAGAATAATAGAATTGGGGAAAGAAATATCTATTGACTATAAGGGGAAAGATATTCTGGCGATAGGTATACTTAAAGGCTCGGTTATATTTATGGCTGACCTTATAAGAAATATAGAAAGCAATGTTTCTATTGATTTTATGATTGTTTCAAGTTATGGCAACTCTTCTACAACCTGTGGAAAAATCACTATTAAAAAAGACCTTGACACTGATATAAAAGGAAAACATGTACTTATAGTGGAAGATATTATTGATTCAGGAGTTACTCTTTCAAAACTTAAAGAAGAGTTATTAAAAAGAGAACCTGAAAGTCTTAAAATCTGCACTCTTTTAAATAAACCTGAAAGAAGAACAGCAGAAATTGATGTTGATTACATAGGTTTTGATACACCGAATGAATTTATCATAGGCTATGGTCTTGACTATGCAGAAAAATACAGAGAACTTCCGTATATCGGAGTTTTAAAAAGAGAAATCTACGAATAA
- the rplI gene encoding 50S ribosomal protein L9, whose product MKVILLEDVKGQGKKGEVKNVSDGYANNFLLKKGLAVPATNDNMNILKNKNASEEHKRQVELDNANELKNSIEGKEVVIISKGGEGGKLFGSITSMDIKDAIKKDLDKDIDKRKILLKDNIKLAGVYEVEIKLHKDVTAKIKVNVKG is encoded by the coding sequence ATGAAAGTAATTTTATTAGAAGATGTAAAAGGTCAGGGTAAAAAAGGAGAAGTTAAAAACGTATCTGACGGATATGCAAATAACTTTCTTTTAAAAAAAGGTTTGGCTGTCCCTGCTACTAACGACAATATGAATATATTAAAAAACAAAAATGCATCAGAAGAGCATAAAAGACAGGTTGAACTTGATAATGCCAACGAACTTAAAAATTCTATCGAAGGCAAAGAGGTTGTTATTATATCCAAAGGCGGAGAAGGCGGAAAACTTTTTGGCTCTATTACTTCAATGGATATTAAAGATGCAATTAAGAAAGACCTTGATAAGGATATAGATAAAAGAAAAATTCTTCTTAAAGATAACATAAAGTTGGCAGGAGTTTATGAAGTAGAAATCAAACTTCATAAAGACGTTACTGCTAAAATAAAAGTAAATGTTAAAGGATAA
- the ftsH gene encoding ATP-dependent zinc metalloprotease FtsH: protein MGGLKLKKRIKEIAFYLLLASIFIAIITLTMPEKTEVIPYSQLISDVRAGKVKEISVLENTATVLYRDTDKVAEVSIPGYAVLRMDIEPVINEQVSTGQLKIDIEKPAEMPWWLSFLPTFFIIATIIIFWSIFMRQSQGGGKIMNFGKSRAKSVNGENVSVTFNDVAGVDEEKEDLAEIVDFLKDPKKFTDIGARVPKGVLLVGPPGTGKTLLAKAVAGEAGVTFFSISGSDFVEMYVGVGASRVRDLFDQAKKGSPCIIFIDEIDAVGRHRGAGLGGGHDEREQTLNQLLVEMDGFTSNTNIIVIAATNRPDILDPALLRPGRFDRQIVVGYPDIGGREAILKVHARNKKFEDDIDLSVIAKTTQGFTGADLENLLNESALLAARDNRTKISNKDMAEAMIKVIAGPEKKTRKRTKKDRELTAYHEAGHAIITALMPTQDKVHQISIIPRGRAGGYTLSLPSSDKSYSSKTEMLEEINSLLGGRVAEKLVLNDISTGASNDIQRATKIAKDMVTKYGMSEKLGPMVFGTDNDEVFIGKDFGHTRDYSEHIAAIIDEEISKIIDNAYNICINLLSENMDKLHEVAKILLEKEKIEADEFMEIFPYEKEEVIFEDDLLNEKTNETSKEIISEEESQDEE, encoded by the coding sequence ATAGGAGGCTTAAAATTGAAAAAACGCATTAAAGAAATTGCATTTTATCTGCTTCTTGCTTCTATTTTTATAGCGATTATTACTTTAACAATGCCGGAAAAAACGGAGGTTATACCATATTCGCAACTTATCTCAGATGTAAGAGCAGGGAAAGTAAAAGAAATATCAGTATTGGAAAATACAGCAACAGTACTTTATCGTGACACAGATAAGGTAGCAGAGGTTTCTATTCCTGGATATGCAGTACTAAGAATGGATATAGAGCCTGTAATTAACGAACAGGTTTCAACAGGCCAGTTAAAAATCGATATTGAAAAACCTGCCGAAATGCCTTGGTGGCTGTCATTTTTACCTACATTTTTTATAATAGCAACAATTATTATCTTCTGGTCAATTTTTATGCGTCAATCACAAGGTGGCGGAAAGATAATGAATTTTGGCAAAAGCCGTGCGAAATCGGTTAACGGAGAAAATGTATCGGTTACATTTAATGATGTTGCAGGGGTGGATGAAGAAAAAGAAGACCTTGCAGAAATTGTTGACTTTTTAAAAGACCCTAAGAAATTTACCGATATCGGTGCAAGAGTGCCTAAGGGAGTGCTTCTTGTAGGCCCTCCAGGAACAGGTAAAACACTTCTTGCAAAGGCAGTTGCAGGGGAAGCAGGGGTTACCTTCTTCTCTATCAGTGGTTCTGACTTTGTTGAAATGTATGTCGGTGTGGGTGCTTCCAGAGTAAGAGATTTATTTGACCAGGCTAAAAAAGGCTCTCCTTGTATAATTTTTATTGACGAAATTGATGCAGTGGGAAGACATAGAGGCGCAGGTCTTGGCGGCGGACATGATGAAAGAGAACAGACTCTTAATCAGCTACTAGTTGAAATGGACGGTTTTACATCCAACACCAACATTATAGTTATTGCTGCTACTAACCGACCTGATATATTAGACCCAGCTCTTTTAAGACCTGGAAGATTTGACAGGCAGATAGTAGTAGGATACCCTGATATCGGCGGAAGAGAAGCCATTTTAAAGGTTCACGCAAGAAATAAAAAGTTTGAAGACGATATAGACTTATCAGTTATAGCAAAAACTACTCAGGGCTTTACAGGGGCAGATTTGGAAAATCTTCTTAACGAATCTGCACTTTTAGCAGCAAGAGATAACCGTACAAAAATAAGCAATAAAGATATGGCAGAAGCGATGATTAAAGTTATCGCAGGGCCTGAAAAGAAAACAAGAAAAAGAACAAAGAAAGACAGGGAACTTACTGCATATCACGAAGCAGGTCATGCTATTATCACAGCACTTATGCCTACGCAGGATAAAGTTCACCAGATTTCTATAATTCCTCGTGGAAGAGCAGGTGGATATACTTTATCTCTTCCTTCAAGTGATAAATCATACTCTTCAAAAACTGAAATGTTAGAAGAAATCAATTCACTTCTTGGTGGGCGTGTTGCTGAAAAACTTGTGCTTAACGATATAAGCACAGGAGCATCCAATGATATTCAAAGAGCAACAAAGATTGCAAAAGATATGGTTACCAAATACGGTATGAGCGAAAAACTCGGACCAATGGTATTCGGCACAGACAATGATGAAGTATTTATAGGAAAAGACTTCGGTCATACCAGAGATTATTCCGAACATATTGCGGCAATCATTGACGAAGAAATATCAAAAATTATTGATAACGCTTATAACATATGTATAAATCTTCTTAGCGAAAATATGGATAAACTTCATGAAGTTGCAAAGATTTTACTTGAAAAAGAAAAAATCGAAGCAGATGAATTTATGGAAATTTTCCCTTATGAAAAAGAAGAAGTTATATTTGAAGATGACCTCTTAAATGAAAAGACAAATGAAACTTCCAAAGAGATTATATCAGAGGAAGAAAGTCAGGACGAAGAATAA
- the tilS gene encoding tRNA lysidine(34) synthetase TilS, translating to MENKVLSTVKKYNLISPMDTVIVGLSGGADSVSLILCLYNLKEKLKINKIIACHINHNLRETALRDEEFSRKLCEKLGIDFYVKSVDIKKIKNELKVCEEEAGRIARYDFFNEIKSKTGALKIATAHHMGDVLETFFLRLLRGASTDGLISIKPMREDGVIRPLIEVKREDIEEYLKLKNQSYVTDETNLETNYLRNKVRLELIPYLKENFSLKEENIINTVELLKKDSEYITSLANKVLNQGVIKDKEVIYDINLLNSLEDAVLSRVIRLTIKKLFDIDLLKVQTDSAIALIRNKNTGKEISFKNEVIIKISYDKVIITKRKEPYKDYLYNLSLGDNYIKEAKVILNLSSGEKRGKNSVLVSDISNLNVRNRKPGDKVYIKKVGHKKVQDLFTDKKVPKYERDIYPIVTDDKGILWIPGIFKRESDERGYLLEIRRMGNEE from the coding sequence ATGGAAAACAAAGTACTTTCTACGGTAAAAAAATATAACCTTATTTCTCCTATGGATACTGTTATTGTGGGTCTGTCAGGAGGGGCAGATTCTGTGAGTCTTATTTTATGCTTATATAATCTTAAAGAAAAACTTAAAATAAATAAGATTATAGCATGTCATATTAACCATAATTTAAGAGAAACTGCTTTAAGAGATGAAGAGTTCTCAAGAAAATTATGCGAAAAATTAGGTATAGATTTTTATGTAAAAAGTGTAGACATTAAAAAAATAAAAAATGAACTTAAAGTGTGTGAGGAAGAAGCGGGAAGAATAGCAAGGTACGACTTTTTTAATGAAATAAAATCTAAAACAGGCGCTTTAAAAATTGCTACTGCTCATCATATGGGCGATGTATTAGAAACATTTTTCCTCCGTCTTTTAAGGGGTGCTTCAACCGATGGGCTTATTTCCATAAAGCCTATGAGGGAAGACGGGGTTATCCGTCCTTTAATTGAGGTTAAAAGAGAAGATATTGAAGAATATCTTAAACTTAAAAATCAAAGTTATGTTACGGATGAAACAAATCTTGAAACAAACTATTTAAGAAATAAGGTAAGGCTTGAACTTATACCTTATTTAAAAGAAAATTTCTCTTTAAAAGAAGAAAATATTATAAACACGGTTGAACTTTTAAAAAAGGACAGTGAATATATTACATCTTTGGCAAATAAAGTATTAAATCAAGGGGTTATAAAGGATAAAGAGGTTATATATGATATAAACTTACTTAATTCTTTGGAAGATGCAGTTTTGTCAAGAGTAATAAGGCTTACTATAAAAAAACTTTTTGATATCGACCTTTTAAAAGTTCAGACTGACAGTGCCATAGCACTTATAAGAAATAAAAATACAGGCAAAGAAATTTCATTTAAAAATGAAGTTATTATAAAAATAAGTTATGATAAAGTTATAATAACTAAAAGAAAAGAACCTTATAAAGACTATTTATATAATTTATCTTTGGGGGATAATTATATAAAGGAAGCAAAAGTGATACTTAATTTATCTTCGGGCGAAAAAAGGGGTAAAAATTCGGTTTTAGTATCGGATATTTCAAATCTTAATGTAAGAAACAGAAAACCCGGGGATAAAGTATATATAAAAAAGGTAGGCCATAAAAAAGTTCAGGATTTATTTACTGATAAAAAAGTACCTAAGTACGAAAGGGATATTTATCCGATAGTTACAGACGACAAAGGCATTTTATGGATACCTGGGATATTTAAAAGGGAAAGCGACGAAAGAGGATACTTACTTGAAATAAGGAGAATGGGAAATGAAGAATAA